Within the Pseudomonas mendocina genome, the region ATGGCCGTGCGGGTCGCGCCTGGGTTGATGCTGTTGGCACGCACGTTGGCGATGCCGTCCAGCTCATCGGCCATCACCTGCATCAGGCCTTCGGTCGCGAACTTGGATACCGCATATGCGCCCCAGTAGGCGCGGCCCTTGCGGCCGACGCTGCTGGAGGTGAAGGCGACAGAGGCATCCTGCGACAGTTTGAGCAGCGGCAGCAGGGTGCTGCTGAGCATGAACATGGCATTGACGTTCACATGCATCACACGCATGAAATTGTCGCCGGAGAGCTGCTCCAGTGGCGTGCGCGGGCCGAGGATCGAGGCGTTGTGCAGCAGGCCGTCGAGTCGGCCGAACTCGTTCTCGATCATCACTGCCAGTTCGTCGTACTGGTGCGGCAGGGCGGTCTCCAGGTTGAAGGGGATCACTACTGGTTGCGGGTGGCCGGCTGCCTCGATTTCGTCATACACCTGGCTCAGGTTGGCTTCGGTCTTGCCCAGCAGCAGTACGGTCGCACCGTGTGCGGCGAAGCTTTTGGCGGCGGCTGCGCCGATGCCGCGCCCGGCGCCGGTGATCAGGATGACGCGATCCTTGAGCAGGTCTGGGCGGGCGGTGTAGTCGAACATGTTCAGGGTCCTTCGCGATGCTGAAGTGAGGCGGGCGGGCCCGCCGAAATTCGGGGTGGCGGCTTAGCAGCTGCAGATTGCGCGATCGAGTACGGTACGCAGTTCCGATGGGTGATCGACGACGACGTCGGCGCCCCAGTTGCGCGGGTTGTCTTCGGGGTGGATATAGCCGTAGGTGACCGCGGCAGTGCGGCAGCCGGCGGCGCGGCCGGATTCGATGTCACGTGCATCGTCACCGATGAACAGCACCTCTCCGGGTTTAACCCCCATCTGCTGGCAGGCGAGCAGCAGCATGTCCGGTGCGGGTTTGCTCTGCTCGACATGATCCGGGCAGACCAGCACGGCCGAGCGCTCGGCTAGATTCAGGCGCTGCATGATCGGCTCGGCGTAGCGTACCGGCTTGTTGGTGGCTACGCCCCACTGCAGGTGCGCCAGCTCGATGTCGCCTAGCAGGGCTTCGATGCCCTCGAACGGACGGGTAAGTACCGCGCAGTGTTCTTGATAGCGATCGAGGAATTCCTGGCGTAGCGTTTCGAAGGCAGGCGAGTCCGGGGCCTCATCAAACGCGCAGGCGACCATGGCGCGCGCGCCGCCGGATACCTGGTCACGAATGACCTTGTCCGCCAGCGGCGGCAGGCCGCGAGCCGCGCGCATGGCCTGGGTGATGGCGATGAAGTCCGGCGCCGAGTCGAGCAGGGTGCCGTCCATGTCGAACAGTACAGCGCGCAAACGCATCAGTCTTTCCTCAGCGTCTGGATCATGTAGTTGACATCGACGTCAACTTCCAACTTGTAGTGCTTGGTCAGCGGGTTGTAGGTCAGGCCGATGATGTCCTTGACCTCGAGGCCCGCTGCACGGCTCCAGGCGCCCAGTTCGGAGGGGCGGATGAACTTCTTGAAGTCGTGGGTGCCGCGTGGCAACAGGCGCAGGATATATTCGGCGCCGATTACCGCGAACAGATACGCCTTGGGATTGCGGTTGATGGTGGAGAAAAACACCTGGCCGCCCGGTTTGACCAACTTCTGGCAGGCGCGGATCACCGAGGACGGGTCGGGCACGTGCTCGAGCATCTCCAGGCAGGTCACCACGTCGAACTGGCCTGGCATTTCCTCAGCCAGGGCTTCGGCGGTGATCTGTCGGTAGTCGACTTCGATGCCCGACTCCAACTGGTGCAGCTGGGCGACCGAAAGCGGCGCCTCACCCATGTCGATGCCGGTGACGGTGGCGCCGCGCTGGGCCATGGCCTCGCTGAGGATACCGCCGCCGCAGCCGACGTCGAGCACGCGTTTGCCGGCCAGGCCGACGCGCTCGTCGATCCAGTTGACCCGCAGCGGGTTGATGTCGTGCAGAGGTTTGAACTCGCTTTCGCGATCCCACCAGCGGTGTGCCAGGGCCTCGAATTTGGCGATTTCGGCGCGGTCGACGTTGCTCATAAGCATCTCTTTCAAAGCTGGAAAGCGTATTGCCGCTATGTTGCCAGTTTAAGACTGAGCATGGGGCGGCGCGGATTCGTTCAATGTATGTCAGTTTGTCGCAGTGTCGAGGGCGCTGCGTGGCGATCACTTCCTGGCAATTTTATCGCCCCAGGCCCGTGCCTTGGTGATCAGCTCGCCTTCGTCCATGCGCGTCAGGCGGCCATCCTTCAGCAGCTGTTTGCCGCCGACCCAGAGGTGCTTAACGCAGTCGCGGCCGCTGGCATAGATGAGCTGCGAAACCGGGTCGTAGATCGGTTGCTGGGCCAGGCCGGAAAGGTCGAAGGCGACCATGTCGGCCAGTTTGCCCAGTTCCAGCGAGCCGGTCTGTGTTTCCAGGCCCAGTGCGCGGGCTCCATTGAGGGTGGCCATGCGCAGGGCGCTGTGGGCATTCAATGCGGTGGCAGAACCGGCGACGGCCTTGGCCAGCAGGGCAGCGGTGCGGGTTTCACCGAGCAGGTCGAGGTCGTTGTTGCTGGCGGCGCCGTCGGTGCCGATGGCGACGTTGACGCCGGCCTGCCACAGCCGCTCGACAGGGCAGAAGCCGCTGGCCAGTTTGAGGTTGGATTCAGGGCAGTGGACGATGCTGCAGTTGTGCTCCACCAGCAGAGCCAGATCCTCGTCATCGATCTGGGTCATGTGCACTGCCTGGAAGCGCGGGCCGAGCAGGCCAAGGCGAGCCAGGCGCGCCAGTGGGCGTTCGCCGTGCTTGGCGACGGCTTCAGCCACTTCCTGGGCGGTTTCGTGGACGTGCATATGAATACCGGCATCCAGTTCATCAGCCAGCACGCGAATCTGCTCGAGCTTGTCGTCGCTCACCGTGTACGGCGCGTGAGGGCCGAAGGCGATGCGGATGCGTGGATGTTGCTTGAGATCATCGAACAGTTGCAGGCCCTTGCGTAGCGCCTCGGCGGCGTTGAGCGCGCCGGGCACCGGGAAGTCCAGTACCGGTACGGTGATCTGCGCCCGGACGCCTGCGTTATGTACGCATTCGCAGGCCACCTGCGGGTAGAAGTACATGTCGGAGAAGCAACTGATGCCGCTCCTGATCTGTTCGGCAATCGCCAGATCGGTGCCGTCGCGGACGAAATCCTCGTCGACCCACTGACCTTCGGCGGGCCAGATGTGCTCGTGCAGCCAGGTCATCAGCGGCAGGTCGTCGGCAATGCCGCGCAAGAGCGTCATCGCCGCATGGCCGTGCGCGTTGATCAGGCCAGGTGCAAGCAGGCATTGGGGGAGTTCTCGCACCTCCGCTGCAGGATGGCGCAGTGCCTCGGCACGTGGTGCGATCAGTGCGATCTGTCCGTCGCGGATGCCCAGGCCATGGTCGCGCAGCACTACCCCGGCCGGTTCTACGGGCACCAGCCAGGAGGGCAGCAGCAACAGGTCGAGAGGGGCTTCGGGCATTGGGTGTGTCCGTCTGGCTTGATCGGTGCAAGGAAGGCCGCCAGTGTATAGATGAACGCGCGTAGCTTGAAGTCGTAGGGATGTGCCGGATTGTTCGGCTGGTATCTGCCTGTCTGAGTATAATTCGCGGCTTTTTTGACGGTTATCAGGTGGAGAGCACGATGCGCGAGCAATTGCTGGCGGTGGAGAAGGTTCAGGCAATCGAGTGGCGCGATGGCGCGCTGTATTTGCTCGATCAGCGCCTGTTGCCGCATCGGCAGACCTGGTTGCGCTGCGATACCGTCGCCGAGGTGGTCGATGCGATGCGCGACAGGGTGGTGCGCGGTGCGTCGGCTGTGGGTATCGCCGGCGCCTATGCGTTGGTGCTGGGTGCGCGTGCGCGACTGCAGGCCGGCGGAGACTGGCGTGAGGCGTTGGAGGAGGATTTTGCCTGTCTGGAGCGCGCACGACCCGCGGCGGTAAACCTGTCCTGGGCGCTGCAGCGCATGCATGAGCGCCTGGTGCGACTCAAGGAGGATGACGATGTCCTGGCGCTGTTGGAGGTCGAGGCGGTCGGAATTCACGTCAGCGATCGTGAGGCGAATCTGACTACGGCGCAGCTGGGTATGGAGCTGATCCGCAGGCATCAGGGCAATCCTCAGGTGTTGCT harbors:
- a CDS encoding YciK family oxidoreductase, which produces MFDYTARPDLLKDRVILITGAGRGIGAAAAKSFAAHGATVLLLGKTEANLSQVYDEIEAAGHPQPVVIPFNLETALPHQYDELAVMIENEFGRLDGLLHNASILGPRTPLEQLSGDNFMRVMHVNVNAMFMLSSTLLPLLKLSQDASVAFTSSSVGRKGRAYWGAYAVSKFATEGLMQVMADELDGIANVRANSINPGATRTAMRAQAYPGENPASRPLPEEIMPLYLYLMGPDSKGVSGQAFDAQ
- the mupP gene encoding N-acetylmuramic acid 6-phosphate phosphatase MupP translates to MRLRAVLFDMDGTLLDSAPDFIAITQAMRAARGLPPLADKVIRDQVSGGARAMVACAFDEAPDSPAFETLRQEFLDRYQEHCAVLTRPFEGIEALLGDIELAHLQWGVATNKPVRYAEPIMQRLNLAERSAVLVCPDHVEQSKPAPDMLLLACQQMGVKPGEVLFIGDDARDIESGRAAGCRTAAVTYGYIHPEDNPRNWGADVVVDHPSELRTVLDRAICSC
- the ubiG gene encoding bifunctional 2-polyprenyl-6-hydroxyphenol methylase/3-demethylubiquinol 3-O-methyltransferase UbiG, which produces MSNVDRAEIAKFEALAHRWWDRESEFKPLHDINPLRVNWIDERVGLAGKRVLDVGCGGGILSEAMAQRGATVTGIDMGEAPLSVAQLHQLESGIEVDYRQITAEALAEEMPGQFDVVTCLEMLEHVPDPSSVIRACQKLVKPGGQVFFSTINRNPKAYLFAVIGAEYILRLLPRGTHDFKKFIRPSELGAWSRAAGLEVKDIIGLTYNPLTKHYKLEVDVDVNYMIQTLRKD
- a CDS encoding TRZ/ATZ family hydrolase translates to MPEAPLDLLLLPSWLVPVEPAGVVLRDHGLGIRDGQIALIAPRAEALRHPAAEVRELPQCLLAPGLINAHGHAAMTLLRGIADDLPLMTWLHEHIWPAEGQWVDEDFVRDGTDLAIAEQIRSGISCFSDMYFYPQVACECVHNAGVRAQITVPVLDFPVPGALNAAEALRKGLQLFDDLKQHPRIRIAFGPHAPYTVSDDKLEQIRVLADELDAGIHMHVHETAQEVAEAVAKHGERPLARLARLGLLGPRFQAVHMTQIDDEDLALLVEHNCSIVHCPESNLKLASGFCPVERLWQAGVNVAIGTDGAASNNDLDLLGETRTAALLAKAVAGSATALNAHSALRMATLNGARALGLETQTGSLELGKLADMVAFDLSGLAQQPIYDPVSQLIYASGRDCVKHLWVGGKQLLKDGRLTRMDEGELITKARAWGDKIARK